A genomic region of Metopolophium dirhodum isolate CAU chromosome 1, ASM1992520v1, whole genome shotgun sequence contains the following coding sequences:
- the LOC132933646 gene encoding ankyrin repeat domain-containing protein 50, whose protein sequence is MTSSDLAQKPFYCREWVFQKLLHCFDQRSNWKTCGALLVGGAGCGKTSLCCEIVHPSGRQQRALNRRLLAYHFCQAQNINTLSVTHFIQSLVSQLSDSLPKSYKERLKSDPAIQESLSPINIVKDADDAFKKAVIFPLNDLELPKHTMFLLVDSVDEGLCTNDRSDPKFKNNSSKTITELLATHHHLFPQWLMLICTTRRQNKNVARMFSGFRKICIDDLRKSQVVRDIQQYILSRLESEESLRQHMSRDTAEMLNQLHIKSNGCFLYLERVLDGISDGCVVLREIKDIPGTLNGLYLWFCQRLLNSKHFSKVRPLLNVILASPEPLSEEQLSSIIHSVYQYMSVDEFHKRFSLLRRIFSLPRDSKIIQFHHSFGEWFLDVKHCTRRFLCSANEGHAMIAFHYTLRCSKPPAYDEVHKLAYHLSRVNPLPVWTNFSDTNLLPLLWLIDSGAQIADSMTIPCYDRKAVNFLEGASNCFKSDVDLKSNKFETNFGLVSSPKYEKNSVLYSNTLLPSNLYEVDINGRNTLHLLAMDGSLSVLQDLLKTHSDINLEVNDNNGQTPLNIAARHGYLEVVELLLKYNCIIDHADVEGWTALRAAAWGGHSQVVELLLKHGANVECSDCEGRGALRAAAWGGHNDVVIKLLEAGANPNTTDGDGRTPLIAAAYMGHAHIVGRLLDTGADINHQDSDGRTALSVAALCAPTNGGYAKVVTLLLESGAFVDHEDKDGMTPLLVAAFEGHRDVCEILLEAEADVDHCDKLGRTPLWAAASMGHPACVSLLLFWGCYVDSIDNEGRTVLSVSAAQGNNVVVSQLLDRGLDEQHRDNSGWTPLHYAAFEGHQVVCRTLLESGAKIDQTDNDGKPPLMLAAEEGHSDLVSEFLKNYGAPPDQKAHDGRTALRLAALEGHIEVVRSLVEYGVDVNKKDADGRSTLYVLALENHLAMAKFFIDPGGADVESTDSEGRTALHVSCWQGHCEMVSLLLKLGKANLNATDNENRTPLHLAAWQGHSVIVRLLIEHGASVNHACNQGATALGIASQEGNETCVRLLLMQGANPLVSDHCGRNAIKIAAKSGHDNIVKLLEQFCPLKNESNGFNTANTSCGSGSTTETKPSSAILVNPLLSCTNHAPIHDSSPIESPDSTAKRTSFVSNYSKSSSNLTDSTKSSHQDLPTQLTPLTFTQKLQQCSRRIKSRPTSKVLSPLQSPIYATPPHSPNSEEPSAPSIQVLTDDHFSRDTHMRIILGNKAVLKKSTSDSNYNKNLGNVKQKRNGIVTNPALRIMPAIRNGLEMAAGRKNKTPHLPTDSFKWRKETPL, encoded by the exons ATGACTTCAAGTGATTTGGCtcaaaaaccattttattgcCGCGAATGGGTATtccaaaaattattacattgctTTGATCAAAGAAGCAATTGGAAAACATGTGGAGCACTTCTAGTTGGAGGTGCTGGATGTGGAAAAACTTCACTGTGCTGCGAAATTGTTCATCCGTCCGGCAGACAACAACGTGCATTAAACAGAAGACTATTAGCTTATCATTTTTGTCAAgctcaaaatataaacacattatcAGTTACACATTTTATTCAAAGTTTGGTTTCACAGTTATCTGATTCATTGCCCAAATCATACAAAGAAAGATTAAAATCTGATCCAGCAATACAAGAATCTTTATCTCCAATCAATATAGTAAAAGATGCTGATGATGCATTTAAAAAAGCTGTTATTTTTCCACTAAATGATCTTGAATTACCAAAACATACAATGTTTCTTCTAGTTGATTCAGTTGATGAAGGATTATGTACAAACGATAGATCTGATCCAAAGTTTAAGAATAATTCAAGTAAAACCATTACAGAGCTATTAGCTACACATCATCATTTATTTCCCCAATGGTTGATGCTTATTTGTACAACACGTaggcaaaataaaaatgttgctCGTATGTTCTCTGGTTTTCGTAAAATTTGCATAGATGATCTCCGTAAATCACAA gTTGTTAGAGATATACAACAGTACATATTGAGCCGTTTGGAATCAGAAGAATCTTTACGCCAACACATGAGTAGAGATACAGCTGAAATGTTAAATCAATTGCACATAAAAAGTAATGGTTGTTTTCTTTATTTGGAAAGGGTATTAGATGGAATATCTGACGGATGTGTAGTCTTGAGGGAAATAAAAGATATTCCTGGAACTCTAAATGGATTGTATTTATGGTTTTGTCAGAGGCTTTtgaattcaaaacatttttcaaaa GTGCGACCtttgttaaatgttattttagcATCTCCAGAACCTTTATCAGAAGAACAATTAAGTAGTATTATACATTCTGTATACCAATACATGTCAGTTGACGAATTCCACAAACGATTTAGCTTATTAAGAAGAATATTTTCATTACCTAGAGATTCTAAGATAATACAATTTCATCACAGTTTTGGAGAATGGTTCCTAGATGTCAAACATTGCACTAGAAGGTTTTTGTGCTCTGCAAATGAAGGACATGCTATGATTGCTTTTCATTATACACTTag atgttCAAAACCCCCTGCATATGATGAAGTTCATAAATTAGCCTACCATTTATCAAGAGTAAATCCATTACCGGTCTGGACAAACTTTTCTGACACAAATTTATTGCCATTACTATGGTTGATTGATAGTGGAGCACAAATTGCCGATAGTATGACAATACCTTGTTATGATAGAAAAGCTGTTAATTTTTTGGAAGGAGCtagtaattgttttaaatcaGACGTTGATCTAAAATCTAataag tttgaaacAAATTTTGGATTAGTGTCATCgccaaaatatgaaaaaaattcagtACTTTATTCAAATACCTTATTACCTTCAAATTTATATGAAGTAGATATCAATGGCAGGAATACTTTGCATTTGCTTGCAATGGATGGAAGTTTAAGTGTTCTTCAGGATTTATTAAAAACTCACTCAGATATAAATTTAGAAGTAAATGACAATAATGGACAAACACCACTTAATATAGCTGCACGTCACGGTTATCTCGAAGTTGTAGAG cttctattaaaatataactgtataatagaTCATGCAGATGTTGAAGGATGGACTGCTTTAAGAGCTGCTGCATGGGGTGGTCACTCACAa gtggtGGAGTTATTACTTAAACATGGAGCCAATGTAGAATGCTCTGATTGTGAAGGGCGTGGAGCATTACGTGCTGCAGCTTGGGGAGGTCACAATGATGTTGTGATAAAATTACTAGAAGCTGGCGCAAACCCTAATACTACTGATGGTGATGGTAGAACTCCATTGATTGCTGCAGCGTATATGGGCCATGCGCATATTGTAGGAAGATTGCTGGATACTGGGGCAGATATTAATCATCAAGATAGTGATGGCCGAACTGCTTTGAGTGTTGCTGCTTTATGTGCACCTACTAATGGAGGATATGCCAAGGTTGTCACTTTATTGTTGGAATCTGGAGCTTTTGTTGATCACGAAGATAAAGATGGAATGACACCTTTACTTGTTGCCGCATTCGAAGGCCATAG aGATGTTTGCGAGATTTTATTAGAAGCCGAGGCTGATGTAGACCATTGTGATAAGTTAGGTAGAACACCTTTATGGGCTGCTGCATCAATGGGACATCCTGCTTGTGTTTCACTTTTGTTATTTTGGGGTTGTTATGTAGACAGCATTGACAATGAAGGTCGTACTGTACTCAGTGTGTCTGCAGCTCAAGGGAATAATGTTGTAGTGTCTCAGCTACTAGATAGag GTCTTGATGAACAACATAGAGATAATTCTGGTTGGACACCATTACATTATGCTGCATTTGAAGGCCATCAGGTTGTTTGCAGAACATTGTTGGAGAGTGGAGCAAAAATTGATCAAACTGATAATGATGGTAAACCACCATTAATGTTAGCAGCAGAAGAAGGGCATTCGGATTTAGTaagtgaatttttaaaaaactatggAGCCCCTCCAGATCAGAAAGCTCATGATGGAAGAACTGCTCtaag ATTAGCTGCATTAGAAGGTCATATTGAAGTAGTTAGGAGTCTTGTAGAATATGGAGTTGACGTCAACAAAAAAGATGCTGATGGTCGAAGTACTCTTTATGTCCTTGCTCTTGAAAATCATTTAGCAATggccaaattttttattgaccCAGGTGGAGCAGATGTTGAAAGCACAGATTCTGAA ggCCGTACTGCTTTACATGTTAGTTGTTGGCAAGGTCACTGTGAAATGGTATCTTTATTGTTAAAACTTGGAAAAGCTAATTTAAATGCAACTGATAATGAAAATAGAACACCTCTTCACTTGGCCGCATGGCAAGGACATTCTGTCATCGTCCGATTATTAATTGAACATGGTGCTAGTGTTAATCATGCGTGCAATCAAGGAGCAACAGCTttgg gCATTGCTTCTCAAGAAGGTAATGAGACTTGTGTTCGATTATTGTTAATGCAGGGAGCAAATCCATTAGTATCTGACCATTGTGGACGAAATGCTATAAAAATTGCTGCTAAAAGTGGTCATGACAATATTGTTAAGCTACTTGAACAATTTTGTCCTTTAAAAAAcgaaa GTAACGGATTTAATACAGCTAATACTTCTTGTGGTTCTGGTTCAACAACTGAAACTAAACCATCCTCAGCTATATTAGTTAATCCATTATTATCTTGCACTAATCATGCTCCGATTCATGATTCATCACCAATTGAATCACCAGATTCAACAGCTAAACGAACATCGTTTGTTTCAAACTATAGTAAATCCAGTTCTAATTTGACTGATAGTACTAAAAGTTCTCACCAAGATTTACCAACacaa TTGACACCATTGACGTTTACACAAAAATTACAACAATGTAGTCGACGTATCAAGTCAAGACCCACTTCTAAAGTTCTAAGTCCTCTGCAGAGTCCTATATATGCAACACCACCTCACAGCCCCAATTCAGAAGAACCATCAGCTCCAAGTATTCAAG
- the LOC132937353 gene encoding uncharacterized protein LOC132937353, with protein sequence MAFIFSDVCYDADGNIIDNTNKKEILCKIREENNSNIIEQFIPKFTNLVENGFVMYGDEENDAAKIQDQDQNTETEQLTSTINKAIEIQIQEKNTEIVQSTMRMEIAVYIIFYNSIYRML encoded by the exons ATGgcttttatttttagtgatgTGTGTTACGATGCAGATggaaatataattgataacacaaataaaaaagaaattcttTGTAAAATTAGAG aagaaaataattcaaatattattgaacaattcATTCCCAAATTCACAAATTTGGTTGAAAATGGTTTTGTTATGTATGGTGATGAAGAAAATGATGCTGCCAAAATTCAAGACCAAGACCAAAATACAGAAACAGAACAGTTGACAAGTACAATAAATAAGGCTATTGAAATCCaaattcaagaaaaaaataCCGAAATAGTGCAGTCGACAATGAGAATGGAAATCGCTGTCTACATAATCTTTTATAATAGTATCTATAGGATGCTGTAG